A DNA window from Microcystis aeruginosa NIES-843 contains the following coding sequences:
- a CDS encoding DUF4351 domain-containing protein, with protein MTRFLWDKFSKDYLETFLSSSGDVKTSLNVTAETQEIDVYFRPTSPKIPPELGLLGRLAQTPCLLEPYRNPVTIEGIIACLSKLLTVREQLQREAHRHQQPLLAENIPRLWILTPTASQRIITAFSALNHPDWGEGIYFLPPALTTSLIVLHQLPETPETLWLRLLGRGGTRTRAIDELEALSSNHPFKSASLKLLYNLSRNLQALPKRTQEERKFIMRLAPLYEQDREKAIQQGEAIGLQKGRIEGIQEGEAIGLQKGEANLVLRLLNRRFGELPPHITETIQKLAVEQLEDLGEALLDFETQADLINWLNQN; from the coding sequence TTGACTCGCTTTCTTTGGGATAAATTTAGTAAAGATTACCTCGAAACTTTTCTCTCTTCTTCCGGTGACGTGAAAACTAGCCTTAATGTGACGGCAGAAACTCAAGAAATCGATGTCTATTTTCGACCGACTTCCCCCAAAATACCGCCCGAATTAGGTTTATTGGGCCGATTAGCTCAAACCCCTTGTTTATTGGAACCCTATCGCAATCCTGTCACGATTGAGGGAATTATCGCTTGTTTATCTAAACTGTTGACTGTGCGGGAACAATTACAAAGAGAAGCTCACCGTCATCAACAACCCTTATTAGCAGAAAATATTCCTAGACTATGGATACTAACTCCTACTGCCAGTCAAAGAATTATAACTGCTTTTTCCGCTCTCAATCATCCAGATTGGGGAGAAGGAATTTATTTTTTACCTCCAGCATTAACCACATCCCTTATTGTCCTGCATCAATTACCTGAAACCCCTGAAACCCTTTGGTTAAGATTATTAGGTAGAGGAGGAACCAGAACCAGAGCGATTGATGAATTAGAGGCCTTGTCTTCTAATCATCCCTTTAAATCAGCTTCCTTAAAATTATTATACAATTTGAGTAGGAACTTGCAAGCCTTACCCAAAAGAACCCAGGAGGAGAGGAAATTTATTATGCGTTTAGCCCCTTTATACGAACAAGATAGAGAAAAAGCTATTCAACAAGGAGAAGCTATCGGACTTCAAAAAGGTAGAATCGAAGGCATTCAAGAAGGAGAAGCTATCGGACTTCAAAAAGGAGAAGCCAACCTAGTGCTACGCTTACTTAACCGACGTTTTGGTGAACTGCCCCCGCATATCACTGAAACTATCCAAAAACTAGCCGTTGAACAATTAGAAGACTTAGGAGAAGCATTACTAGACTTTGAGACTCAAGCTGACTTAATTAATTGGCTTAATCAAAACTAA
- a CDS encoding potassium channel family protein: MKPQIIVCGLGRTGYKIFCLLKQQSAAVVAISDRQMVCEYQSDIIIGDPCSPKTLLQAGLPDAETLVLAIDNDALNLEILTRARIINPKIRIVNRLFNETLGERLDQTLPAHVSMSVASLAAPIFSFAALGNKAIGQLQLFDRLWPIQEIIIEENHPWWGLPLYELWDDPARMLIYYLPAHDEIDLVSAVLSGKKLQTGDHLIIGNKPTIKAKQRFKLQKWLRNLLNLRPYQHYVQPVILVTLSLLGMISLATVTYLSVNQKISLVDSLYFSVGMITGAGGNEKVAESTPDSIKIFTVVMMIVGAGVIGICYALLNDFILGSRFKQFWDATRIPVRNHHIICGLGGIGTRIVRQLHDQGCEVVVIESDPNNRFLHSVRSWGIPVIIEDARLVATLETANINNAESLIVVTYEDMINVEIALTAKAIAPKINLVLRCSQEQFGRSIQEVFDFDTVLCPRDLATYSFAAAALGGRILGNGMTDDLLWVALATLITPNHPFMGQIVKEAAMNADFVPLYLEKQGQTIHGWQLLEITLDQGDILYLTMPAMRLQQVWQNTSLTIPQSFPDLK, encoded by the coding sequence ATGAAACCGCAAATCATCGTCTGTGGATTAGGTCGCACGGGTTATAAAATCTTTTGTTTACTCAAACAACAATCTGCGGCAGTAGTGGCGATTAGCGATCGCCAAATGGTCTGCGAATACCAGTCTGATATTATTATCGGCGATCCCTGCTCTCCTAAAACTCTCCTGCAAGCTGGTCTCCCGGATGCAGAAACCCTAGTTTTGGCCATCGATAACGACGCACTCAATCTGGAAATTCTCACCCGTGCAAGGATAATTAACCCGAAAATTCGGATAGTTAACCGACTATTTAACGAAACTTTAGGAGAAAGACTCGATCAAACCCTCCCTGCTCACGTTAGCATGAGCGTTGCTTCCCTAGCGGCTCCGATCTTTTCCTTTGCTGCCCTTGGTAATAAAGCTATCGGTCAATTACAGCTATTCGATCGCCTTTGGCCAATTCAAGAGATAATTATCGAGGAAAATCATCCTTGGTGGGGATTACCCCTCTACGAGCTTTGGGACGATCCGGCCCGGATGTTAATCTATTATCTCCCGGCTCACGACGAAATTGATCTGGTTTCCGCAGTTCTTTCGGGCAAAAAACTCCAAACTGGCGATCATCTGATTATCGGCAATAAACCGACAATTAAGGCAAAACAGCGTTTTAAACTGCAAAAGTGGCTGAGAAATCTACTCAATCTCCGTCCCTATCAGCACTATGTCCAACCGGTAATTCTTGTCACCCTTTCCCTCTTGGGGATGATTTCCCTTGCTACCGTTACCTATCTCAGCGTTAATCAAAAAATTTCCCTCGTCGATTCCCTCTATTTTTCCGTCGGGATGATTACCGGTGCCGGAGGTAACGAAAAAGTGGCCGAATCTACCCCCGATAGTATCAAAATTTTTACCGTGGTCATGATGATTGTCGGTGCGGGGGTTATCGGTATCTGTTATGCTCTCCTCAACGATTTTATTCTCGGTAGTCGCTTTAAGCAGTTTTGGGATGCTACCCGCATTCCCGTCCGCAATCATCACATTATCTGTGGTTTAGGAGGTATCGGCACCCGGATCGTGCGACAATTGCACGACCAAGGCTGTGAAGTGGTGGTGATCGAATCGGACCCCAATAATCGATTTTTGCATTCCGTGCGCTCCTGGGGAATCCCCGTTATCATCGAGGATGCGCGTCTAGTGGCTACCCTAGAAACCGCTAATATTAACAACGCCGAATCTTTGATCGTGGTTACTTACGAGGATATGATTAATGTGGAGATTGCCCTCACTGCTAAAGCGATCGCTCCTAAAATTAATCTAGTTTTACGCTGCTCTCAGGAACAATTCGGGCGATCGATTCAAGAGGTTTTTGATTTTGATACGGTATTATGTCCCCGGGATCTAGCTACCTATTCCTTCGCTGCGGCCGCTTTGGGCGGTAGAATTCTCGGTAATGGCATGACCGATGATCTCCTCTGGGTTGCTTTGGCTACATTAATCACACCTAATCATCCTTTTATGGGGCAAATTGTCAAGGAAGCGGCGATGAATGCCGATTTTGTGCCACTTTACCTAGAAAAACAGGGTCAAACTATCCACGGTTGGCAATTACTGGAAATCACTCTCGATCAAGGTGATATTCTTTATCTAACTATGCCGGCTATGCGTTTACAACAGGTTTGGCAAAATACTTCCCTAACTATTCCCCAATCTTTCCCCGATTTAAAATGA
- the glgX gene encoding glycogen debranching protein GlgX — protein MTLETDHGKSHPVGATVLADGVNFSLFSKYATAIELLLFDDANSPVPSRTILLTPQTNRTFFYWHIFVHGIGAGQVYAYRVYGPDNPAQGHRFDPDKVVLDPYAKAIVGAEIYDRQAASEKGDNCHRALRGLVVDTGRYDWEDDKPLRTPYSASFIYEMHVGGFTRNPNSGVSEEKRGTFAGLIEKIPYLKNLGITAVELLPIHYFDPASAMPGLTNYWGYSTISFFAPHAGYSSDRSPLGPLNEFRDLVKALHKAGIEVILDVVFNHTAEGDEIGPTLSFKGIDNRTYYILDAEDKSLYSNYTGCGNTLKGSHPIVGKMILDCLRYWVSEMHVDGFRFDLAAVLSRNVDGEPILQKGYNMIWAIESDPVLAGTKLIAEAWDAAGLYSVGQFVEFADWFSEWNGPFRDDVRAFVRGDTSIVTKLAARILGSPDIYHRPDTDVNRSINFVTCHDGFTLNDLVSYDGKHNEANGEENRDGCNDNFSWNCGVEGETNNEAIKTLRLQQIKNLLTILFISQGTPMLLMGDEVRRTQKGNNNAYCQDNQLSWFDWSAVEQEFDLWCFVRRLIDFNKKLALFRQEKLLEVTYTSLEPHLSWHGVQLSKPDWSEDSRSLAFSLRHPKANEYLHIMLNAYWESLNFQLPPLFPEEKWHRVIDTAGQLSEAACDLDAAVAIESETYRVQARSAVVLIVKPV, from the coding sequence ATGACCTTAGAAACCGATCACGGTAAAAGCCATCCCGTCGGGGCAACTGTCTTGGCCGATGGTGTCAACTTCTCACTATTTTCTAAGTATGCCACTGCGATCGAATTATTATTATTTGATGATGCTAATTCTCCCGTACCTAGCCGGACTATTCTCCTCACCCCGCAAACCAACCGCACCTTTTTCTATTGGCATATTTTCGTTCACGGCATTGGAGCCGGTCAAGTGTATGCTTATCGAGTCTATGGTCCGGATAATCCGGCCCAGGGTCATCGCTTCGATCCTGATAAAGTAGTTCTCGATCCCTATGCGAAAGCGATTGTCGGTGCGGAAATTTATGATCGACAAGCTGCCAGCGAAAAAGGCGATAATTGTCATCGAGCTTTGCGGGGTCTGGTAGTGGATACGGGCCGCTACGATTGGGAAGATGACAAACCGCTACGCACTCCCTACTCTGCCAGTTTTATCTACGAGATGCACGTCGGTGGTTTTACCCGTAACCCGAATTCTGGCGTTAGCGAGGAAAAAAGAGGTACTTTTGCGGGATTAATCGAAAAAATACCCTATTTGAAAAACCTAGGCATTACTGCCGTGGAATTGTTACCGATTCATTACTTTGATCCCGCTTCGGCCATGCCGGGGTTAACTAACTATTGGGGTTATAGCACGATCAGCTTTTTTGCGCCCCATGCTGGTTACAGTAGCGATCGCTCACCCCTGGGTCCTTTGAATGAATTTCGAGATCTGGTGAAAGCTTTACACAAAGCGGGGATCGAAGTGATTCTCGATGTGGTTTTCAATCATACCGCCGAGGGGGACGAAATCGGGCCAACTCTTTCCTTTAAAGGTATCGATAATCGCACCTACTACATCCTCGATGCAGAAGATAAAAGCCTCTATAGTAACTATACCGGCTGTGGTAACACCCTCAAGGGCAGTCATCCGATTGTGGGCAAAATGATTCTCGATTGTTTGCGCTATTGGGTGTCGGAAATGCACGTGGATGGTTTTCGCTTTGACCTAGCGGCCGTATTATCGCGCAATGTGGACGGGGAACCGATCCTGCAAAAAGGTTATAACATGATCTGGGCGATCGAATCGGATCCAGTCTTAGCCGGGACAAAATTAATCGCTGAAGCCTGGGATGCGGCAGGATTGTATAGTGTCGGTCAATTTGTCGAATTTGCCGATTGGTTTTCCGAGTGGAATGGTCCTTTTCGCGATGATGTACGCGCTTTTGTCCGGGGAGATACCAGCATAGTCACGAAATTAGCGGCGCGGATTTTAGGAAGCCCCGACATATACCACAGACCTGATACCGATGTCAATAGAAGTATAAATTTTGTTACCTGTCACGATGGCTTTACCCTTAACGATCTAGTGTCCTACGACGGGAAACACAACGAGGCTAACGGCGAGGAGAATCGGGACGGTTGCAACGATAATTTTAGCTGGAATTGTGGGGTAGAAGGGGAAACCAATAACGAGGCGATTAAAACCCTGCGACTGCAACAAATAAAAAATCTCTTAACGATCCTGTTCATTTCCCAAGGAACACCTATGCTGTTGATGGGGGACGAAGTGCGACGCACCCAAAAGGGCAACAATAACGCCTATTGTCAGGATAACCAGTTAAGTTGGTTCGATTGGAGTGCGGTAGAGCAAGAGTTCGATCTTTGGTGTTTCGTAAGGAGACTGATCGATTTTAATAAAAAATTAGCTCTTTTCCGTCAAGAAAAATTGCTAGAAGTCACCTATACCAGTCTTGAACCCCATCTCAGTTGGCATGGCGTACAGTTGAGTAAACCCGATTGGTCGGAAGATTCCCGCAGTTTAGCTTTTTCCCTGCGTCATCCCAAGGCAAATGAGTATTTACACATTATGCTGAACGCTTACTGGGAATCTCTCAACTTCCAGTTACCCCCCCTATTCCCAGAGGAAAAATGGCATCGCGTCATCGATACTGCTGGGCAATTGTCCGAGGCAGCCTGTGATTTAGATGCCGCCGTCGCTATTGAATCGGAAACCTATCGGGTGCAAGCGCGTTCGGCGGTAGTTTTAATCGTTAAACCAGTATAA